The Paenibacillus sp. YPG26 genome includes a window with the following:
- a CDS encoding ammonium transporter translates to MKRKWIVGLTAAMMIMAFPASVFAADEVTAPVLEIGLNTMFVFLAALLVFLMQAGFALLEAGSVRMKNAGHVAGKTVLTLGISVIAFWAAGFALGFGNGNSFWGTTGFLFSGDRAAGSFASLAASDVSLNVKFLFQLSFAAVSLAIACGGMAERAKLSVYIIFGTLFMVVIYPVVAHWVWGGGWLGSLGMQDYAGSTVVHLTGATAALAATLLLKPRLGKYNKEGKPNVIQGHNQVLTVLGVIIIWVGWFGFNPGSALTPLADGFFGYVALTTNIAAAAGALAALFISWVFAGKSDIPSMLNGVLAAFVAITGSCAFVDAWAAVVIGAVAGIIGFLSGKWLERAGLDDPISAVSVHGIAGIWGAISTGLFATPELVATTGVGKPGLFYGGGFEQLGVQLLGVAGTFVFVLVVSYLVLAGMKWLIGIRVTEEEEMMGLDISEHGAYGYPEQMQALAGSTVNQESATNRRPAGKDIESISMIK, encoded by the coding sequence ATGAAGAGGAAGTGGATCGTGGGTTTAACAGCGGCAATGATGATTATGGCATTTCCGGCATCTGTTTTTGCAGCAGATGAAGTTACAGCACCGGTGCTTGAGATCGGTCTCAATACGATGTTTGTATTCTTGGCCGCCCTGCTTGTATTTCTCATGCAGGCCGGTTTTGCCTTACTGGAAGCTGGATCAGTGCGAATGAAGAATGCAGGTCATGTCGCCGGCAAAACGGTGTTAACTCTCGGGATCTCCGTAATCGCCTTCTGGGCAGCGGGCTTCGCGCTCGGATTTGGTAACGGGAACAGCTTTTGGGGAACCACCGGATTCTTGTTCAGCGGAGATCGTGCTGCAGGCTCATTTGCCTCACTGGCAGCTTCGGATGTCTCTTTGAATGTAAAGTTTTTGTTCCAGCTGTCATTTGCCGCTGTCTCCCTTGCTATTGCGTGCGGCGGAATGGCAGAACGTGCGAAGCTGAGTGTATATATTATTTTTGGCACCTTGTTCATGGTTGTGATCTATCCCGTTGTAGCTCATTGGGTATGGGGCGGTGGCTGGCTTGGAAGTCTGGGCATGCAGGACTATGCGGGATCTACGGTAGTGCACTTAACGGGTGCAACTGCAGCGCTTGCGGCCACATTGCTGCTCAAACCTCGTCTTGGGAAATATAACAAGGAAGGCAAACCTAATGTAATTCAAGGGCATAACCAAGTGCTGACTGTATTGGGTGTGATCATCATCTGGGTTGGATGGTTCGGCTTTAACCCGGGAAGCGCACTAACACCACTGGCTGATGGATTCTTCGGTTACGTAGCTCTGACAACCAATATTGCGGCAGCAGCAGGAGCATTGGCGGCTCTATTTATCTCTTGGGTATTCGCAGGTAAGTCCGACATTCCGAGTATGCTTAATGGTGTGCTCGCGGCATTTGTAGCCATCACCGGTTCATGTGCATTCGTGGATGCTTGGGCAGCGGTAGTGATTGGAGCGGTAGCAGGGATCATTGGTTTCCTATCTGGTAAATGGCTGGAGCGCGCAGGGTTGGATGATCCAATCTCAGCGGTATCCGTGCATGGTATCGCGGGTATTTGGGGAGCGATCAGCACAGGCTTGTTCGCTACACCTGAGCTGGTAGCGACAACGGGAGTAGGTAAGCCGGGCTTATTCTATGGCGGTGGATTTGAACAACTTGGCGTGCAGCTCCTGGGAGTTGCCGGAACCTTCGTCTTTGTGCTGGTTGTCTCCTACCTGGTGCTGGCTGGGATGAAATGGCTGATTGGCATCCGGGTTACCGAGGAAGAGGAAATGATGGGTCTGGATATTAGTGAGCATGGAGCTTATGGTTACCCTGAGCAAATGCAAGCACTTGCAGGCAGCACGGTGAACCAAGAGTCTGCAACAAACCGCCGTCCAGCAGGTAAAGATATTGAATCAATAAGTATGATTAAATAA
- a CDS encoding MerR family transcriptional regulator, with protein sequence MKLYRIGELAKQANISERTIDYYTKIGLITPEARTLKNYRLYNHETLVRLERINQLKQEKYTLEEIRAKLELWNNISSEEEVKEKLTALELHMQQLEREVKELEPIISQLQPNQINRAFTHLMPQSMACIEAIRILLNHGPFT encoded by the coding sequence ATGAAGCTTTACCGCATAGGAGAATTGGCCAAACAAGCCAACATTAGCGAGAGAACGATTGACTACTATACGAAGATTGGACTAATTACACCCGAAGCCCGTACACTTAAGAACTACCGTCTTTATAATCATGAAACTTTGGTACGACTAGAGCGTATTAACCAATTGAAACAGGAGAAATATACGTTGGAGGAAATACGGGCCAAGCTGGAACTGTGGAATAACATTAGCAGTGAAGAAGAGGTTAAGGAGAAGCTTACTGCGCTGGAATTGCATATGCAGCAGCTTGAACGTGAGGTCAAGGAATTGGAGCCCATTATCTCTCAGCTTCAGCCTAATCAAATTAATCGTGCCTTTACTCATCTGATGCCTCAGAGTATGGCCTGTATAGAAGCCATCCGTATTCTACTCAATCACGGGCCATTTACCTAA
- a CDS encoding zinc metallopeptidase, protein MYFDGMYILVIIAFIFSLWAQFRVSGTFKKWAEVPNLRGMTGQEAARHMLDSNGLYDVPVEPVRGTLTDHYDPIARVVRLSEPVYYERSISAVSVACHEVGHAIQHKVHYPMLVLRHRMFPVVNFASGFAPILLLAGIIFGFMNLVGLGIIFFSAAVAFQLVTLPVEFNASNRAREVMVSEGYITNEEERGVAKVLNAAALTYVAAALVALLELIRYILIFTSNRE, encoded by the coding sequence ATGTATTTTGATGGAATGTATATTCTGGTTATTATTGCTTTTATATTCTCATTATGGGCTCAGTTCCGGGTATCAGGAACCTTCAAGAAATGGGCCGAGGTGCCTAACTTACGCGGTATGACCGGCCAGGAGGCCGCAAGACATATGCTCGATTCTAACGGCCTATATGACGTACCGGTCGAGCCTGTAAGAGGAACACTTACTGACCATTACGACCCGATTGCACGTGTCGTTCGCCTATCGGAGCCTGTCTACTATGAGAGATCTATCTCAGCCGTGTCTGTTGCCTGTCACGAGGTAGGTCACGCGATACAGCACAAGGTTCATTATCCAATGCTTGTTCTTCGCCACAGAATGTTCCCGGTTGTTAATTTCGCTTCCGGATTCGCTCCGATTCTTCTCTTGGCAGGAATCATCTTCGGGTTCATGAATCTGGTTGGTCTTGGCATCATTTTCTTCTCTGCAGCTGTAGCTTTCCAGCTGGTTACCCTGCCTGTTGAGTTCAATGCCAGCAACCGGGCACGCGAAGTAATGGTATCTGAAGGATACATTACAAATGAAGAAGAACGTGGTGTCGCCAAGGTACTGAATGCGGCCGCGCTGACTTATGTAGCCGCTGCTCTGGTGGCTCTGCTTGAGTTAATTCGTTACATTCTTATCTTCACCAGCAATCGCGAATAA
- a CDS encoding LysR family transcriptional regulator — protein sequence MELRQLLYFVKVAQMEHVTKAAEELHVAQSAVSRQIHQLEQELGVDLFIQKGRNVHLTAVGQLFCSRVETILRDLELAVNEVHEFLDPEQGEIRLGFPHSLGIYLIPSIVAKFRQIHPNVKFRFKQGAFPSLIRDVTMGEVDLAFISPFPESHDQVQGDLMITEELVAILPPSHPLAGEEAVHLSQLKDDKFILFSKGYSLRPIVWQACQEAGFTPKIAFEGEETDTIRGLVAAGMGVSLLPEMALFQTNQLQPARVRITDPKVTRTIGLIHRSDDKLPLVAQSFRKFLLEYFASAPK from the coding sequence GTGGAGTTAAGACAGCTGCTGTACTTTGTGAAAGTAGCCCAGATGGAACATGTTACGAAGGCAGCGGAAGAACTGCACGTGGCTCAATCTGCGGTTAGCAGACAAATCCATCAGCTTGAGCAGGAGCTGGGTGTTGATCTGTTCATTCAAAAAGGGAGAAATGTTCACCTGACCGCGGTAGGCCAGCTTTTTTGCAGCAGGGTTGAGACGATTCTCAGGGATTTGGAGCTTGCTGTGAATGAGGTGCATGAGTTTCTTGATCCAGAGCAGGGAGAGATCAGACTTGGGTTCCCTCATAGTCTGGGTATCTACTTGATTCCTAGCATCGTAGCAAAATTCCGCCAGATCCATCCCAATGTGAAGTTTAGATTCAAACAGGGGGCTTTTCCATCTCTAATACGGGATGTAACCATGGGGGAGGTTGATCTTGCTTTCATCTCGCCTTTCCCGGAGAGTCATGATCAAGTACAGGGGGATCTGATGATAACCGAGGAGCTGGTAGCTATACTGCCGCCCAGTCATCCTCTCGCCGGGGAGGAGGCCGTCCACCTTAGTCAACTCAAGGATGATAAGTTCATATTATTCAGCAAGGGCTATTCACTTAGACCTATAGTATGGCAGGCTTGTCAGGAGGCTGGATTCACGCCCAAGATCGCGTTCGAAGGAGAAGAGACAGATACCATCCGTGGATTGGTTGCTGCGGGGATGGGGGTTAGTCTGCTGCCTGAAATGGCCTTGTTCCAGACTAATCAGCTGCAACCAGCCAGAGTAAGGATCACGGACCCTAAGGTGACTCGTACCATTGGATTGATCCATCGATCTGACGATAAGCTGCCTTTGGTTGCCCAGTCATTCCGCAAATTTTTGCTTGAGTATTTTGCATCCGCCCCCAAATAG
- a CDS encoding rhomboid family intramembrane serine protease, whose product MIFIRYENLKSYLRYYPVTSLILLINIIMFILVAFSGDDLLRFGALTNDSSYEHERWRYLSAIFLHDGFDHLLFNSFALMVFAPPMERLLGSWKYAVLYLGAGLLANALSMAYYNYQMELTLTVGASGAIYGVYGGFLYVALLQRQMIDEASRKTLYAILMVGLVFSIMVDNINWMAHLGGLITGFFIYGILIRISRVRRT is encoded by the coding sequence TTGATTTTCATCCGCTATGAGAATTTGAAGAGTTATTTACGCTATTATCCGGTGACATCTCTAATTCTGTTAATAAATATTATTATGTTCATCCTGGTTGCCTTTAGCGGGGATGACTTGCTTAGATTCGGGGCGCTTACTAACGATAGCTCGTATGAGCATGAGAGATGGCGTTATTTGAGCGCTATCTTTCTGCACGATGGATTTGATCACCTTCTCTTTAACAGCTTTGCGCTTATGGTATTTGCTCCTCCGATGGAGAGATTGCTCGGCTCCTGGAAGTATGCCGTGCTTTATTTAGGTGCGGGACTGCTTGCCAATGCGCTGAGCATGGCCTACTACAATTATCAAATGGAGCTTACCTTGACGGTCGGTGCTTCAGGGGCGATCTATGGGGTCTACGGGGGCTTTCTATACGTAGCCTTGCTTCAGCGGCAGATGATAGATGAGGCCTCCCGTAAGACGCTTTATGCTATTCTGATGGTTGGCCTTGTCTTTTCGATTATGGTCGACAACATCAACTGGATGGCTCATTTAGGCGGATTAATCACAGGTTTCTTCATTTACGGTATTTTGATTCGGATATCTAGGGTTCGCCGCACCTGA
- the tpx gene encoding thiol peroxidase — protein MAQERQTATFKGNPITLVGPELKVGDTAPDFTLNKNLLETASLQDYAGKIKLISVVPSLDTGVCDAQTRRFNQEAGSLGDNVVILTVSADLPFAQARWCGAAGIEGVITLSDYKNNSFGEAYGVLIKEFAIDYRAIFVVDADNKIRYVEYLNEMTEHPDYEKALAAVKELI, from the coding sequence TTGGCACAAGAACGTCAAACAGCCACTTTCAAAGGCAATCCGATCACTTTGGTAGGTCCTGAACTCAAAGTCGGTGATACAGCACCGGATTTCACACTGAACAAGAACCTGCTTGAAACGGCTTCCCTGCAGGACTATGCCGGAAAAATCAAGCTGATCAGTGTTGTCCCTTCACTTGATACAGGCGTATGCGACGCACAGACTCGCCGCTTCAACCAGGAAGCTGGCAGCCTGGGAGATAACGTCGTTATTCTCACCGTAAGTGCAGATCTCCCTTTCGCCCAAGCACGCTGGTGCGGCGCCGCAGGTATTGAAGGCGTAATCACCTTGTCTGATTACAAGAACAACTCCTTTGGCGAAGCCTACGGAGTCTTGATCAAAGAATTCGCAATCGATTACCGTGCCATCTTCGTGGTGGATGCTGACAACAAGATTCGTTATGTCGAGTATCTTAACGAGATGACCGAGCATCCGGACTATGAGAAAGCTCTGGCAGCTGTCAAGGAACTGATCTAA
- a CDS encoding DUF1499 domain-containing protein — protein sequence MSLKRTLVGLLRSQEASGDRAKLPELKTRYYQLSKEKAWEEVSSTIKKIPGYKLLHEVPTVGEILLEKRSPFGRMMDITVSVIQTGPNRAAVDIYSASRGSMGDLGSNYRNIVQIFGVLDKKLSKYKTTSG from the coding sequence TTGTCACTCAAGAGAACGCTGGTAGGGCTGCTGCGAAGCCAGGAAGCAAGCGGCGACCGCGCGAAACTACCTGAACTAAAAACACGCTATTATCAATTATCCAAGGAAAAAGCATGGGAAGAAGTCTCTTCTACAATCAAGAAAATTCCTGGATACAAGCTGCTCCACGAGGTTCCAACTGTAGGGGAGATCTTGCTTGAGAAACGGAGTCCATTCGGGCGTATGATGGATATTACGGTGTCCGTTATTCAGACAGGGCCGAACAGGGCTGCTGTGGATATCTATTCCGCTTCCCGTGGTTCCATGGGGGATCTCGGATCCAATTACCGAAATATTGTTCAAATATTCGGAGTGCTTGATAAGAAGCTGAGCAAATACAAGACAACGAGTGGATAG
- a CDS encoding DUF624 domain-containing protein translates to MDTRGLMGGLYKITEWISRIAASNLLWLLCSIPFFFVVVSKILLLQAMPDQPETLSYWLMAILAPITLFPATSALFAVTRKWVMGEEDVSVWRTFFKGYKENYKQSLLGGIFYTLLCVIMIVDYKVYMDQIPGAKVIGIVMLIFLFILFISLFNFFSMIAHYHMGIKQLIKNSVLLVMVRPLRMLSTLICAGVLVIITVKFPFLILFGFGSLTAYVAFFNFYGTYTKMQQMAEKQKQAEEDTSEGEAEALPADEVKTDK, encoded by the coding sequence TTGGATACAAGAGGTTTAATGGGTGGACTATATAAAATTACGGAATGGATTTCACGGATTGCGGCAAGCAATTTGTTATGGCTGCTGTGTTCCATCCCGTTCTTTTTCGTTGTAGTTAGTAAGATTCTACTGCTTCAGGCGATGCCGGACCAGCCTGAGACGTTATCCTACTGGTTAATGGCTATTTTGGCACCGATTACATTGTTCCCGGCGACTTCAGCGTTATTTGCGGTTACACGCAAATGGGTCATGGGTGAAGAGGATGTATCTGTGTGGCGGACGTTCTTCAAAGGTTATAAAGAGAACTATAAGCAAAGCCTGCTCGGAGGTATCTTTTATACTCTGCTGTGCGTAATTATGATTGTCGATTATAAAGTGTATATGGATCAGATTCCGGGCGCGAAGGTAATCGGGATTGTCATGCTGATCTTCCTGTTCATTCTGTTCATATCCTTATTTAACTTCTTCTCAATGATTGCTCATTACCACATGGGAATTAAGCAGCTCATTAAGAACTCAGTTCTTCTGGTCATGGTACGTCCACTGCGCATGCTGTCTACCTTGATCTGTGCGGGAGTATTGGTGATAATTACTGTTAAATTTCCATTCCTGATCCTGTTTGGATTTGGCAGCTTGACGGCTTATGTTGCCTTCTTCAACTTCTACGGTACGTACACCAAGATGCAGCAAATGGCTGAGAAGCAGAAGCAGGCTGAGGAAGACACGAGCGAGGGAGAGGCGGAAGCACTTCCTGCAGATGAAGTGAAGACAGATAAATAA
- a CDS encoding YjcZ family sporulation protein, with translation MSNVGGYGNLFTSTGTILVLFILLVIVSRTFI, from the coding sequence ATGTCCAATGTAGGTGGATACGGTAACTTGTTTACTTCTACTGGCACAATTCTTGTATTGTTTATTCTGCTTGTTATTGTCAGCCGCACTTTTATCTAG
- a CDS encoding DEAD/DEAH box helicase, with the protein MSTFTEFGLEPKVLQAITELGFEEATPIQAKSIPFAMEGRDLIGQAQTGTGKTAAFGLPLINKISREEDRIVALIMAPTRELAIQVAEEISKLSRFKGIRSLPIYGGQDIVRQIRALKKKPQIIIGTPGRLLDHINRKTIKLDDVQTVILDEADEMLDMGFMDDIQSILKLVPEERQTMLFSATMPTNIQKLAQQFLKNPEHVSVIPKQVSAPLIDQAYIEVHERQKFDALTRLLDMESPELAIVFGRTKRRVDELAEALSKRGYSADGLHGDLSQNQRDTVMRKFRDGSIDVLVATDVAARGLDVSGVTHVVNFDLPQDPESYVHRIGRTGRAGKEGAAYSFVTPRELDHLHFIERVTRHRIAKKPLPSIAEAIEGKQRITAERLIELVENGELNEYKGIAIQLLEQYDSVNLLSAAIKLVTGDKKESGNIELTPEEPIRVKRRKPDIRSNGRKPSGGYGNRSGGREGGSSYRGNNREGGGNRSYGGSSYGSGKGGYNSGSREGGRDNSSRSSYDRKPRSTGGERRPSTRSDNE; encoded by the coding sequence TTGAGTACATTTACAGAATTCGGCCTAGAGCCAAAGGTTTTACAAGCGATTACGGAACTTGGTTTCGAGGAAGCAACACCGATCCAGGCTAAATCCATTCCATTTGCAATGGAAGGAAGAGACTTGATTGGCCAGGCACAGACTGGTACAGGTAAGACTGCCGCTTTCGGTCTGCCGCTAATAAACAAGATTTCCAGAGAAGAAGATCGCATCGTGGCTTTGATTATGGCGCCAACTCGTGAGCTTGCCATTCAGGTAGCAGAAGAGATCAGCAAGCTGTCCCGCTTCAAGGGTATCCGTTCTCTTCCAATCTACGGCGGTCAGGATATCGTTCGCCAGATCCGCGCTTTGAAGAAGAAACCACAGATTATTATCGGAACCCCGGGTCGTCTCCTTGACCACATTAACCGCAAGACAATCAAGCTGGACGACGTACAGACTGTCATTCTTGATGAAGCGGATGAAATGCTCGATATGGGCTTTATGGATGATATCCAATCCATCCTGAAGCTTGTCCCCGAAGAGCGCCAAACAATGCTATTCTCTGCAACTATGCCAACAAATATCCAAAAGCTGGCTCAACAATTCTTGAAGAATCCGGAACATGTATCCGTAATCCCGAAGCAAGTTAGCGCACCGCTGATTGACCAGGCTTACATTGAAGTGCATGAGCGTCAGAAGTTCGATGCCCTTACACGCCTGCTTGATATGGAATCTCCTGAGCTGGCGATTGTCTTCGGCCGTACGAAGCGCCGGGTTGATGAGCTTGCTGAAGCGTTGTCCAAACGAGGATATTCGGCAGACGGTCTTCATGGGGACTTGTCCCAGAATCAACGTGATACCGTTATGCGCAAATTCCGTGACGGCAGCATCGATGTGCTTGTAGCCACTGACGTTGCAGCGCGCGGTCTGGATGTATCCGGTGTAACGCACGTAGTTAACTTTGACCTTCCGCAGGATCCGGAGAGCTATGTTCACCGTATCGGCCGTACTGGACGTGCAGGTAAAGAAGGGGCAGCTTACTCCTTCGTAACGCCGCGTGAGCTTGATCATTTGCATTTCATCGAGCGTGTAACCCGCCATCGTATTGCTAAGAAGCCTCTTCCAAGTATTGCGGAGGCCATCGAAGGCAAGCAGCGCATTACTGCTGAGCGTCTGATTGAGCTTGTTGAGAACGGGGAATTGAACGAATACAAAGGTATCGCAATTCAACTTCTTGAGCAGTATGATTCCGTGAATCTTCTCTCCGCAGCGATTAAGCTGGTTACCGGAGACAAGAAAGAATCAGGAAATATTGAGTTGACTCCTGAGGAGCCAATCCGCGTGAAACGCCGCAAGCCAGACATCCGCTCCAACGGCCGCAAGCCATCCGGTGGCTACGGCAACCGCAGCGGCGGCAGAGAAGGTGGAAGTTCTTACCGTGGGAACAATCGCGAAGGCGGCGGTAACCGCAGTTATGGAGGCAGCAGCTACGGAAGTGGCAAAGGCGGATATAACAGTGGCAGCAGAGAGGGCGGACGTGATAATTCTTCCCGTTCTTCTTATGATCGCAAGCCGCGCTCAACGGGTGGCGAACGCCGTCCTTCGACACGCAGCGATAACGAATAA
- a CDS encoding YitT family protein codes for MYKLISHSLAVILGAALIAAGFNLFLIPHKLLSGGVSGLSMLTGYFTSFSISTMYLVYNIPLLIAGLFLLGKRYIGLSILSVVTTTWFIALIPVPAKMLAQDALLASVFGGVLVGLGAGISFRAGGSSGGFDILGSLVTKYRDFPVGSVIVVLNTLVVLAMGYLNGEWNLALASMVSIYLSGKVVDYIHISHVKVTLFIITNQTDAMLEKLLGLPRGVTLIKTEGAFSHKEKDMLMTVTTKYELAELREIIKATDPTAFVNIVETVGVMGSFRRS; via the coding sequence ATGTACAAACTTATCAGTCACAGCCTGGCGGTTATCCTTGGAGCCGCGCTCATCGCCGCCGGTTTCAATCTCTTCCTGATCCCCCACAAGCTCCTAAGCGGTGGGGTATCCGGCCTGTCGATGTTAACTGGATATTTCACAAGCTTCAGCATCAGCACTATGTATCTGGTATACAACATTCCTCTCTTGATTGCGGGTCTGTTCCTTCTGGGCAAAAGATACATTGGTCTAAGCATCCTCTCGGTTGTCACGACCACCTGGTTCATCGCCCTGATACCGGTGCCCGCTAAAATGCTGGCTCAGGATGCCCTTCTGGCCTCTGTATTCGGAGGCGTGCTGGTGGGACTTGGCGCAGGTATCTCCTTTCGTGCCGGCGGGTCATCGGGCGGGTTCGATATCCTGGGCTCTCTCGTCACCAAGTATCGCGACTTTCCTGTCGGGAGCGTCATCGTTGTACTGAACACCCTGGTCGTTCTGGCCATGGGTTACCTGAATGGAGAGTGGAATCTGGCGCTGGCTTCGATGGTGTCCATTTACCTAAGCGGCAAGGTTGTTGATTATATTCATATCAGCCATGTCAAGGTTACGTTGTTCATTATTACGAATCAGACGGATGCCATGCTGGAGAAGCTTCTGGGCCTGCCTCGCGGAGTCACCCTGATCAAGACCGAGGGAGCATTCTCCCACAAGGAAAAAGATATGCTCATGACCGTAACCACCAAATACGAGCTGGCTGAACTTCGCGAGATTATCAAAGCCACAGATCCCACAGCCTTTGTCAATATCGTTGAAACCGTTGGTGTTATGGGATCTTTCCGGCGTAGTTAA
- a CDS encoding putative glycoside hydrolase, which yields MNIFWTLIMLAVSTSSGHQTDQPQKGSLGSILQSSYQSMASYSEKAASGSTPSTTTSTTTVKSDPQEDAPKVKGIYVTAYSAGGARMEQLLKLTDTTELNAMVIDLKDDSGYITYPTTNKELLKYGKPQSFIRDIKGLMDRLKKHKVYPIARVVVFKDTVLAKKHPELSFRHSNGSVWSNGKGDSFVNPYSKEVWEYNVAIAKEAAALGFKEIQFDYVRFPEGFEKRADTLKYVKDEKSRVDAVSSFVDYARKELDPLGVRVSVDIFGYAASVPAAEGIGQDFVKISKNVNVISPMIYPSHYTAGWFGAKDPDKAPYQTIKGSIVDTHKKLDPLGDKKPIIRPWIQDFTASWLGSGHYSKYGKHEIEEQIRALKDMKVDEYLLWNANNRYTAGVDYK from the coding sequence ATGAATATCTTTTGGACGCTGATTATGCTGGCTGTGAGTACGTCTTCCGGCCATCAGACGGATCAACCGCAGAAAGGAAGCCTAGGCAGCATACTGCAATCATCCTATCAATCTATGGCTTCTTATTCCGAGAAGGCTGCGAGCGGATCAACGCCCTCTACAACAACTTCTACAACAACGGTTAAGTCAGATCCTCAGGAAGACGCGCCTAAAGTCAAAGGTATTTATGTCACAGCCTATAGCGCTGGCGGAGCCCGAATGGAGCAGCTTCTTAAGCTGACAGACACAACCGAGCTGAATGCTATGGTCATCGATCTGAAAGATGATTCCGGTTACATAACCTATCCTACGACCAACAAGGAACTGCTCAAATATGGCAAGCCGCAATCTTTTATTCGGGATATTAAAGGACTTATGGACCGGTTGAAGAAGCATAAGGTATATCCTATCGCTCGTGTTGTCGTATTTAAGGATACCGTGCTTGCCAAGAAGCACCCCGAGCTATCGTTCCGTCATAGCAACGGCTCTGTCTGGAGCAATGGCAAGGGAGACAGCTTCGTCAATCCCTACAGCAAAGAGGTCTGGGAGTATAATGTAGCCATCGCCAAAGAGGCCGCGGCTCTCGGATTCAAAGAGATTCAATTCGATTATGTACGGTTCCCGGAGGGCTTCGAGAAACGGGCCGATACGTTGAAATACGTGAAGGATGAGAAAAGCCGTGTGGATGCGGTATCCTCCTTTGTGGACTATGCCCGCAAAGAGCTGGACCCGCTTGGCGTACGTGTATCTGTGGATATTTTCGGTTATGCGGCCTCAGTTCCCGCAGCAGAAGGAATTGGACAGGACTTTGTGAAGATCTCCAAAAATGTTAATGTCATCTCGCCGATGATTTATCCAAGCCACTATACGGCCGGCTGGTTCGGAGCCAAGGACCCGGACAAAGCGCCTTATCAGACTATTAAGGGGTCTATTGTGGATACGCATAAGAAGCTTGACCCCCTGGGTGATAAGAAGCCGATTATCCGCCCTTGGATTCAGGATTTCACAGCGAGCTGGCTGGGAAGCGGGCATTATTCTAAATATGGCAAGCACGAGATTGAAGAACAGATTCGGGCTCTAAAAGATATGAAGGTTGACGAATATCTGCTCTGGAACGCGAATAACCGGTACACAGCTGGTGTAGATTACAAATAG